One Danio rerio strain Tuebingen ecotype United States chromosome 13, GRCz12tu, whole genome shotgun sequence DNA window includes the following coding sequences:
- the tacc3 gene encoding transforming acidic coiled-coil-containing protein 3 (The RefSeq protein has 4 substitutions compared to this genomic sequence), translating into MSSDALKENQGAVRMNSNSEFACDIFMLDQPTGRPSILRQSQADNINRTAPRAAKVCFQTPRRDPVTKKIMSPSRTSRPISQDDHKNALETLTGLSDQSSLMNNTHTTPIDIECNSVALPDDDMPVQSRGAYSFDLDNIDAINPFQGSNKMANSPPKSSAFTEAATSELVESNTTIAPVSAPQVEVETEAEVTDSAFEEAVPSVENSLAECSANISSTEGNVAPVLAPQAEVPEVTESALDETLPFVPSVENSLAECSANLSSAEGTVILKTENIENSTNETEETEITDPVAEPQQIPVFEGQPEAQDLPLPSAGSYKLDFDNLEMLNPFQTGGSKIPNSPPTKTSTVFDPPLLSHEPEQELSVQTDIPTSSDPSITPQENSTATESSSSTTAPKESQMLLEFNFDDGAEVKRKPPPKRLGVKRTVGAKPVPKKTDALVTEKKDAEPKQMSPTSPEETQPVDIPSAKGSYTFDFEQFDNPNFNPFGTKAMMGNSPPRGVQTSPVLKKAQSPVKQLETLPAQDDQPEQRSPQVVSESKENMVEANLPETKELAEDVESSMAVPHTDKPQNPAVPEPDFMAVPESIADIQNQTCDLGVAASNEDEFVPGALFMPGGDFDGQIDYLEQFGSSNFKESALRKQSLYLKFDPLLKESPKKNGGEGSNFGFCMPRPSLAIRMMEAAKSEVKQKSQCDSVKLLDDLPPLAVETVVPDPTVLDLLVPALKPPVRTEDSIIEVLKYSQKDMDAALQKADRQSEERQQELKSQIEKLQLENQQMLFIMSEFETTITQITDEHKQKEALAKMEMERVLEEKDQLAKDLNELERSFSSVVKRLDRCKEVIEGFKKNEETLKQYAKNCMDRLQKEEKRYQALKAHAEEKLEQANKAIAEVRTKQGAEVAALQVQLKREQLKVQSLEKDLEQKAKEVKDVTELCDELLLKVQKHGF; encoded by the exons ATGAGTTCTGACGCGCTGAAGGAGAATCAGGGAGCTGTACGGATGAACAGCAATTCTGAATTCGCTTGTGACATTTTCATGTTGGATCAGCCGACTGGCAGACCCTCGATTTTGCGGCAGTCGCAGGCTGACAACATTAACAGGACTGCTCCTAGAGCAGCAAAG GTTTGTTTTCAAACCCCACGGCGAGATCCAGTGACAAAGAAGATCATGTCTCCAAGCCGCACCAGTAGGCCGATCAGCCAGGATGATCACAAAAATGCACTAGAGACTCTCACAGGCCTTTCTGACCA GAGTTCATTGATGAATAACACTCACACCACACCAATTGACATAGAATGTAACAGTGTTGCTTTACCTGATGATGACATGCCTGTTCAGAGCAGAGGGGCCTATTCCTTTGATCTTGACAATATTGATGCCATCAACCCTTTCCAGGGCTCCAATAAAATGGCGAATTCCCCACCTAAATCTTCTGCTTTTACGGAGGCGGCAACATCAGAGCTTGTAGAGTCTAACACAACCATAGCCCCTGTTTCTGCACCCCAGGTAGAGGTAGAGACAGAGGCAGAAGTGACTGACAGTGCATTTGAAGAAGCTGTCCCATCAGTGGAGAATTCCCTTGCAGAATGCTCTGCCAACATCTCATCGACAGAGGGCAACGTAGCCCCTGTTCTTGCACCTCAGGCTGAAGTTCCAGAGGTGACTGAAAGTGCACTTGATGAGACTCTCCCATTTGTGCCATCAGTGGAGAATTCCCTTGCAGAATGCTCGGCCAACCTCTCTTCAGCAGAGGGCACAGTCATCCTCAAGACTGAGAATATTGAAAACAGCACCAATGAAACAGAGGAGACTGAGATCACTGACCCAGTGGCAGAGCCACAGCAGATTCCTGTTTTTGAGGGTCAACCCGAGGCACAGGACTTGCCACTACCTTCTGCAGGATCTTACAAGTTGGATTTTGACAACCTTGAAATGCTCAACCCATTCCAAACTGGTGGGTCAAAGATCCCCAACTCTCCTCCAACCAAAACATCAACAGTTTTTGACCCACCCCTGCTAAGCCACGAACCTGAACAAGAGCTATCAGTCCAGACAGATATCCCAACATCCTCCGATCCATCCATAACACCTCAGGAGAACTCCACTGCCACAGAGAGTTCCTCATCTACAACTGCCCCAAAGGAGAGCCAGATGCTATTAGAGTTTAATTTTGATGATGGAGCTGAAGTTAAACGCAAACCTCCTCCAAAACGCCTTGGGGTCAAAAGACCTGTTGGTGCAAAACCTGTGCCCAAAAAAACAGATGCACCAGTCACAGAGAAAAAAGATGCAGAACCCAAGCAGATGTCTCCTACAAGCCCAGAGGAGACCCAACCTGTGGATATTCCTTCTGCTAAAGGTTCTTACACTTTTGATTTTGAACAATTTGATAACCCAAACTTTAACCCCTTTGGCACAAAGGCTATGATGGGAAACTCACCACCACGTGGGGTCCAGACCAGTCCAGTTTTGAAGAAAGCACAATCTCCTGTTAAGCAACTTGAGACACTTCCTGCGCAGGATGACCAACCTGAGCAACG ATCTCCCCAGGTAGTTTCTGAAAGCAAGGAAAATATGGTAGAAGCGAATCTTCCTGAGACTAAAgag CTGGCAGAAGATGTTGAGTCATCAATGGCTGTATCTCACACTGACAAACCCCAGAATCCAGCGGTGCCGGAACGAGATTTCATGGCAGTACCAGAATCTATTGCAGATATTCAAAATCAGACCTGTGATCTTGGTGTGGCAGCATCAAATGAAGATGAATTTGTGCCTGGTGCTTTGT tcATGCCAGGAGGAGATTTTGATGGACAGATTGACTATCTGGAGCAGTTTGGATCGAGCAAT tTCAAAGAGTCTGCCTTGAGGAAGCAGTCCCTGTATTTGAAGTTTGACCCGCTGTTAAAGGAGAGTCCAAAGAAAAATGGAGGGGAGGGCAGTAATTTTGGATTCTGCATGCCAAGACCCTCTCTTGCCATCAG GATGATGGAGGCTGCAAAGTCTGAAGTGAAGCAGAAGTCTCAATGTGACAGCGTGAAACTGTTGGATGATCTGCCTCCACTA GCTGTGGAAACTGTGGTGCCAGATCCAACTGTTTTAGACCTGCTCGTCCCTGCCTTGAAACCGCCAGTGAGGACTGAGGACTCCATCATAGAGGTTCTGAAGTACAGTCAGAAAGACATGGACGCCGCACTACAGAAAGCAGACAGACAG TCCGAGGAACGGCAACAAGAGCTGAAGTCTCAGATTGAGAAATTGCAACTAGAGAATCAGCAGATGTT GTTTATAATGTCAGAATTTGAGACCACCATCACTCAAATCACCG ATGAGCACAAACAGAAAGAAGCATTGGCTAAAATGGAGATGGAGAGAGTTCTTGAAGAAAAAGATCAGCTGGCCAAAGATTTGAATGAGTTGGAGCGATCGTTCTCCTCAGTCGTCAAACGTCTTGACAGATGCAAGGAAGTTATTGAGGGATTTAAAAAG AATGAGGAGACCCTGAAGCAATATGCTAAGAACTGCATGGACAGACTGCAGAAAGAGGAAAAGCGTTATCAAGCTCTTAAAGCCCACGCTGAGGAGAAACTAGAACA AGCAAATAAAGCCATAGCCGAGGTCCGCACTAAACAAGGTGCAGAGGTGGCGGCGCTACAGGTACAGCTCAAGAGAGAGCAGCTGAAGGTTCAGTCCCTAGAGAAGGATCTGGAACAAAAG gctaaAGAAGTCAAAGATGTCACAGAACTGTGTGATGAGCTGCTGCTTAAAGTGCAAAAGCATGGTTTTTAA
- the tacc3 gene encoding transforming acidic coiled-coil-containing protein 3 isoform X1, whose amino-acid sequence MSSDALKENQGAVRMNSNSEFACDIFMLDQPTGRPSILRQSQADNINRTAPRAAKVCFQTPRRDPVTKKIMSPSRTSRPISQDDHKNALETLTGLSDQSSLMNNTHTTPIDIECNSVALPDDDMPVQSRGAYSFDLDNIDAINPFQGSNKMANSPPKSSAFTEAATSELVESNTTIAPVSAPQVEVETEAEVTDSAFEEAVPSVENSLAECSANISSTEGNVAPVLAPQAEVPEVTESALDETLPFVPSVENSLAECSANLSSAEGTVILKTENIENSTNETEETEITDPVAEPQQIPVFEGQPEAQDLPLPSAGSYKLDFDNLEMLNPFQTGGSKIPNSPPTKTSTVFDPPLLSHEPEQELSVQTDIPTSSDPSITPQENSTATESSSSTTAPKESQMLLEFNFDDGAEVKRKPPPKRLGVKRPVGAKPVPKKTDAPVTEKKDAEPKQMSPTSPEETQPVDIPSAKGSYTFDFEQFDNPNFNPFGTKAMMGNSPPRGVQTSPVLKKAQSPVKQLETLPAQDDQPEQRSPQVVSESKENMVEANLPETKELAEDVESSMAVSHTDKPQNPAVPERDFMAVPESIADIQNQTCDLGVAASNEDEFVPGALFMPGGDFDGQIDYLEQFGSSNFKESALRKQSLYLKFDPLLKESPKKNGGEGSNFGFCMPRPSLAIRMMEAAKSEVKQKSQCDSVKLLDDLPPLAVETVVPDPTVLDLLVPALKPPVRTEDSIIEVLKYSQKDMDAALQKADRQSEERQQELKSQIEKLQLENQQMLFIMSEFETTITQITDEHKQKEALAKMEMERVLEEKDQLAKDLNELERSFSSVVKRLDRCKEVIEGFKKNEETLKQYAKNCMDRLQKEEKRYQALKAHAEEKLEQANKAIAEVRTKQGAEVAALQVQLKREQLKVQSLEKDLEQKAKEVKDVTELCDELLLKVQKHGF is encoded by the exons ATGAGTTCTGACGCGCTGAAGGAGAATCAGGGAGCTGTACGGATGAACAGCAATTCTGAATTCGCTTGTGACATTTTCATGTTGGATCAGCCGACTGGCAGACCCTCGATTTTGCGGCAGTCGCAGGCTGACAACATTAACAGGACTGCTCCTAGAGCAGCAAAG GTTTGTTTTCAAACCCCACGGCGAGATCCAGTGACAAAGAAGATCATGTCTCCAAGCCGCACCAGTAGGCCGATCAGCCAGGATGATCACAAAAATGCACTAGAGACTCTCACAGGCCTTTCTGACCA GAGTTCATTGATGAATAACACTCACACCACACCAATTGACATAGAATGTAACAGTGTTGCTTTACCTGATGATGACATGCCTGTTCAGAGCAGAGGGGCCTATTCCTTTGATCTTGACAATATTGATGCCATCAACCCTTTCCAGGGCTCCAATAAAATGGCGAATTCCCCACCTAAATCTTCTGCTTTTACGGAGGCGGCAACATCAGAGCTTGTAGAGTCTAACACAACCATAGCCCCTGTTTCTGCACCCCAGGTAGAGGTAGAGACAGAGGCAGAAGTGACTGACAGTGCATTTGAAGAAGCTGTCCCATCAGTGGAGAATTCCCTTGCAGAATGCTCTGCCAACATCTCATCGACAGAGGGCAACGTAGCCCCTGTTCTTGCACCTCAGGCTGAAGTTCCAGAGGTGACTGAAAGTGCACTTGATGAGACTCTCCCATTTGTGCCATCAGTGGAGAATTCCCTTGCAGAATGCTCGGCCAACCTCTCTTCAGCAGAGGGCACAGTCATCCTCAAGACTGAGAATATTGAAAACAGCACCAATGAAACAGAGGAGACTGAGATCACTGACCCAGTGGCAGAGCCACAGCAGATTCCTGTTTTTGAGGGTCAACCCGAGGCACAGGACTTGCCACTACCTTCTGCAGGATCTTACAAGTTGGATTTTGACAACCTTGAAATGCTCAACCCATTCCAAACTGGTGGGTCAAAGATCCCCAACTCTCCTCCAACCAAAACATCAACAGTTTTTGACCCACCCCTGCTAAGCCACGAACCTGAACAAGAGCTATCAGTCCAGACAGATATCCCAACATCCTCCGATCCATCCATAACACCTCAGGAGAACTCCACTGCCACAGAGAGTTCCTCATCTACAACTGCCCCAAAGGAGAGCCAGATGCTATTAGAGTTTAATTTTGATGATGGAGCTGAAGTTAAACGCAAACCTCCTCCAAAACGCCTTGGGGTCAAAAGACCTGTTGGTGCAAAACCTGTGCCCAAAAAAACAGATGCACCAGTCACAGAGAAAAAAGATGCAGAACCCAAGCAGATGTCTCCTACAAGCCCAGAGGAGACCCAACCTGTGGATATTCCTTCTGCTAAAGGTTCTTACACTTTTGATTTTGAACAATTTGATAACCCAAACTTTAACCCCTTTGGCACAAAGGCTATGATGGGAAACTCACCACCACGTGGGGTCCAGACCAGTCCAGTTTTGAAGAAAGCACAATCTCCTGTTAAGCAACTTGAGACACTTCCTGCGCAGGATGACCAACCTGAGCAACG ATCTCCCCAGGTAGTTTCTGAAAGCAAGGAAAATATGGTAGAAGCGAATCTTCCTGAGACTAAAgag CTGGCAGAAGATGTTGAGTCATCAATGGCTGTATCTCACACTGACAAACCCCAGAATCCAGCGGTGCCGGAACGAGATTTCATGGCAGTACCAGAATCTATTGCAGATATTCAAAATCAGACCTGTGATCTTGGTGTGGCAGCATCAAATGAAGATGAATTTGTGCCTGGTGCTTTGT tcATGCCAGGAGGAGATTTTGATGGACAGATTGACTATCTGGAGCAGTTTGGATCGAGCAAT tTCAAAGAGTCTGCCTTGAGGAAGCAGTCCCTGTATTTGAAGTTTGACCCGCTGTTAAAGGAGAGTCCAAAGAAAAATGGAGGGGAGGGCAGTAATTTTGGATTCTGCATGCCAAGACCCTCTCTTGCCATCAG GATGATGGAGGCTGCAAAGTCTGAAGTGAAGCAGAAGTCTCAATGTGACAGCGTGAAACTGTTGGATGATCTGCCTCCACTA GCTGTGGAAACTGTGGTGCCAGATCCAACTGTTTTAGACCTGCTCGTCCCTGCCTTGAAACCGCCAGTGAGGACTGAGGACTCCATCATAGAGGTTCTGAAGTACAGTCAGAAAGACATGGACGCCGCACTACAGAAAGCAGACAGACAG TCCGAGGAACGGCAACAAGAGCTGAAGTCTCAGATTGAGAAATTGCAACTAGAGAATCAGCAGATGTT GTTTATAATGTCAGAATTTGAGACCACCATCACTCAAATCACCG ATGAGCACAAACAGAAAGAAGCATTGGCTAAAATGGAGATGGAGAGAGTTCTTGAAGAAAAAGATCAGCTGGCCAAAGATTTGAATGAGTTGGAGCGATCGTTCTCCTCAGTCGTCAAACGTCTTGACAGATGCAAGGAAGTTATTGAGGGATTTAAAAAG AATGAGGAGACCCTGAAGCAATATGCTAAGAACTGCATGGACAGACTGCAGAAAGAGGAAAAGCGTTATCAAGCTCTTAAAGCCCACGCTGAGGAGAAACTAGAACA AGCAAATAAAGCCATAGCCGAGGTCCGCACTAAACAAGGTGCAGAGGTGGCGGCGCTACAGGTACAGCTCAAGAGAGAGCAGCTGAAGGTTCAGTCCCTAGAGAAGGATCTGGAACAAAAG gctaaAGAAGTCAAAGATGTCACAGAACTGTGTGATGAGCTGCTGCTTAAAGTGCAAAAGCATGGTTTTTAA
- the mycla gene encoding protein L-Myc-1a, with protein MPGVNTQTLYGWDMEHYFYDEMDTEEDFFKSTAPSEDIWKKFELLPTPPMSPSRTLDGDWLFPIPGDRLGWAPPKVLTCDEEYEGLHKFDPLDIFGNLGSIVIKDCMWSGLSTSHRLEKVAHGERAPVAALIQNSTAQKAARAASGTPVTGSQAAQCVSPAAVLELPVPHKKVAAGSSGSECRSDSSDDDEDDDEIDVVTVDNRPKRGRPPSRRTPVTITVSADPFGPCPKRFHVSLHRQQHNYAAPSPDTDPEDDFEIEPVSKRPRLESSSAPSSPLSSPATSDSEDSTEQRRNFLERKRRDDLRSRFQALREEIPGLSGSSKTSKVAILTQATDYLLQLHSSQRRQAQEKRKLKAKQQQLLRRISALQNS; from the exons ATGCCTGGAGTCAACACCCAAACACTGTACGGCTGGGACATGGAGCACTACTTTTACGACGAGATGGACACCGAGGAGGACTTCTTTAAGTCTACGGCGCCGAGTGAGGATATATGGAAGAAATTCGAGCTGCTTCCCACCCCGCCCATGTCGCCCTCAAGGACGCTGGATGGGGACTGGTTATTCCCGATACCCGGGGACCGGCTTGGGTGGGCGCCGCCGAAGGTGTTAACGTGTGATGAGGAGTATGAGGGGCTTCACAAGTTCGACCCACTGGACATTTTTGGGAATCTGGGTTCAATTGTTATCAAAGACTGCATGTGGAGTGGACTTTCCACGAGTCACCGGCTGGAGAAGGTTGCGCATGGAGAGCGAGCACCGGTGGCCGCTCTGATCCAGAACTCGACCGCACAGAAAGCTGCCCGTGCCGCATCGGGCACGCCCGTGACAGGGAGCCAGGCGGCACAGTGCGTAAGCCCCGCCGCAGTCCTGGAGCTCCCCGTCCCGCATAAGAAAGTGGCTGCTGGCTCCTCCGGTTCAGAGTGTCGCTCAGATTCATCCG ATgacgatgaggatgatgatgagatTGATGTTGTGACTGTGGACAACCGGCCCAAACGTGGCCGTCCTCCGAGTCGCCGGACGCCGGTTACCATTACAGTCAGTGCTGATCCATTTGGACCATGTCCCAAACGCTTCCACGTTTCTCTACATCGGCAACAACACAACTATGCCGCTCCTTCCCCTGACACGGACCCTGAGGATGACTTCGAGATTGAGCCTGTAAGCAAACGACCGCGTCTGGAGTCTTCATCTGCTCCCTCGTCTCCACTTTCCTCACCCGCCACTTCAGACTCTGAGGACTCCACTGAGCAGCGGCGCAACTTCTTGGAGAGAAAGCGGAGAGATGACCTTCGCTCCAGGTTTCAGGCGCTCCGTGAGGAGATTCCTGGTCTGTCCGGATCATCAAAGACCTCGAAGGTGGCGATTTTGACGCAGGCAACTGATTACTTACTTCAGTTGCACTCATCTCAGCGGCGCCAAGCTCAGGAGAAGAGAAAACTCAAAGCCAAACAGCAGCAGCTTCTCCGCAGGATCAGTGCGCTGCAGAACTCTTGA